The Nitrospira sp. genome contains a region encoding:
- a CDS encoding septal ring lytic transglycosylase RlpA family protein: MRLEPLAKTASRFMVVVGLLGVLVSQGCTTPSRRADQFPGYPVGFVERGMASWYGPGFHGNKTANGDRYDMHKLTAAHRTLPLGSVAVVRSLTSGRHITVRINDRGPFARGRILDLSLAGAEALGMIGNGTDQIELRVVGYNGRPEGMGVLRLQIGAFADLQNARALFLQVQRDFADGRIMQVDLPEGRRYRVHIGRFLSESEAQAASTRVDRTFSLQSFVVRDDG, translated from the coding sequence ATGCGGCTGGAGCCGCTTGCGAAAACTGCTTCTAGATTCATGGTCGTGGTTGGTCTCTTGGGGGTCCTCGTCTCCCAGGGGTGTACCACGCCTTCCCGTCGTGCCGATCAATTTCCCGGCTATCCTGTTGGATTTGTCGAGCGAGGGATGGCTTCATGGTATGGCCCCGGTTTTCATGGGAATAAGACGGCCAACGGGGATCGGTACGACATGCACAAGCTGACCGCTGCTCATCGGACGCTGCCGTTGGGATCCGTCGCAGTTGTTCGTTCATTGACCTCGGGTCGCCATATCACGGTGAGGATTAACGATCGGGGGCCTTTCGCGAGGGGGCGAATCTTGGACTTGTCCTTGGCGGGTGCTGAGGCTCTCGGGATGATCGGTAATGGAACCGATCAGATCGAGCTTCGAGTTGTGGGCTATAATGGCCGACCTGAAGGGATGGGGGTATTACGGCTTCAAATCGGGGCATTTGCTGATCTGCAGAACGCGCGGGCACTGTTCTTACAGGTCCAACGAGATTTTGCCGATGGGCGCATCATGCAGGTCGATCTTCCGGAAGGCCGCCGTTACCGAGTTCACATCGGCCGATTCCTGTCTGAGTCGGAGGCTCAGGCGGCTTCGACTCGTGTCGATCGTACATTTAGTCTGCAGTCGTTTGTGGTGCGGGATGATGGCTAG
- a CDS encoding HlyC/CorC family transporter: MDILILLGLIGLSAIISTAEIGFFSVNETRLKALAQNGSKRAEKAVQLRSDPQKLFSTILVGDRLVSTAIPMFATFITLNTYGGKSVFEEAIAVMVGILTFVLLVSVDVVPKTLAAKFSVPVTLNLAYPVYWVQVMLKPILFLMVPLIYKLTGGKGLTHPLVTEEELKIMLDQGGKAGELESEEVKMIKNVFQLKDITAEDAMTPRIYVFALDGNLRLKEAEELLYNSKYSRIPLYDGTLDNITGILYKTKALTELAKGRAEVRLRDIAHPPLFVPGGKTADDLMKQFQQDKRHMGVVVNEFGGVMGLVTLEDLLEEVVGEIVDETDITEELIKRIGKSQILVHGRTEVRKVNDFLKVDLGGDEALTIGGLIQENLGRIPAAGEELRIENCRLVVHEADPRSIRSVHIFKEEKVAVPVEAPV, from the coding sequence ATGGACATCCTCATCCTTTTGGGATTGATAGGGTTATCCGCCATTATTTCCACCGCCGAGATCGGTTTCTTCTCGGTCAATGAAACTCGCCTGAAAGCATTGGCTCAGAACGGGAGCAAACGGGCAGAAAAAGCCGTTCAACTGCGGAGCGACCCACAAAAGCTCTTCTCGACCATTCTGGTGGGCGATCGCCTGGTCAGCACAGCCATCCCGATGTTCGCCACTTTTATCACGTTGAATACCTATGGGGGGAAGAGCGTCTTTGAAGAAGCCATTGCGGTGATGGTCGGCATCTTGACCTTCGTGCTCTTAGTATCCGTGGACGTGGTCCCCAAGACTCTGGCTGCCAAATTTTCAGTGCCTGTCACCCTCAACTTGGCCTACCCAGTCTACTGGGTGCAGGTGATGTTGAAGCCGATTCTTTTCTTGATGGTGCCGCTGATCTACAAATTGACGGGAGGGAAGGGGCTGACTCATCCATTGGTGACAGAGGAAGAGTTGAAAATCATGCTGGACCAGGGCGGCAAGGCCGGAGAGCTGGAATCCGAAGAAGTCAAGATGATCAAGAACGTGTTCCAGTTGAAGGATATTACGGCAGAAGACGCGATGACGCCCCGCATTTATGTCTTTGCGCTCGACGGAAACCTTCGGCTCAAGGAAGCAGAGGAGCTGCTGTACAATTCGAAGTACTCCAGAATTCCGCTCTACGATGGAACGCTCGATAACATCACGGGCATTCTCTACAAAACCAAGGCGCTCACCGAGCTGGCCAAAGGGCGGGCGGAAGTGCGTCTGCGGGATATCGCTCATCCTCCGCTCTTTGTCCCAGGAGGCAAAACAGCGGATGATTTGATGAAGCAGTTTCAGCAGGACAAGCGCCACATGGGGGTCGTGGTGAATGAATTCGGGGGCGTCATGGGGCTTGTGACCCTTGAGGATCTGCTGGAAGAGGTCGTCGGCGAAATTGTCGATGAAACGGATATCACGGAAGAACTCATCAAGCGGATCGGGAAAAGCCAAATCCTGGTCCATGGAAGGACAGAAGTGCGGAAGGTGAACGACTTCCTGAAGGTCGACCTTGGAGGAGATGAAGCCCTGACTATCGGAGGCCTGATCCAAGAGAATCTCGGCCGAATCCCTGCAGCCGGAGAAGAACTCCGCATCGAGAATTGTCGCTTGGTCGTCCACGAGGCCGACCCGCGCTCAATACGGAGCGTGCATATTTTCAAGGAAGAGAAGGTGGCTGTTCCGGTCGAGGCTCCCGTATGA
- the ligA gene encoding NAD-dependent DNA ligase LigA yields the protein MRQDSLDNDSLSSSKAPRAEQERHTLLKSQIRHHDYLYYVKDHPEISDGAYDRLFRELVQLEQAYPELISSDSPTQRVGAPPLDTLGKVRHVHPMLSLDSLVDPREVLAFDQRMKRELETDRIEYTVEPKFDGLSVELVYEQGRFVRGSTRGDGSVGEDITINLRTIRSLPLQLQSDTHPEHLAVRGEVYMRLADFHALNRRITERGDDAFANPRNAAAGSLRQLDSSITAERPLVVTCYEMMAVDGTPPSSHWDELDALVSWGLPIPTLRRRCETIDDVMAFHHEIEGQRDDLLYEIDGVVVKVNRRSWQEQLGMKSRSPRWAIAYKFAPRKEVTKVHKIIVSVGRTGTLTPLALLNPVEVGGVTISRATLHNADEVARKDVRDGDTVKVERAGDVIPAITERVPVPEESRAAPFAMPDHCPVCGSAVAREGAYFYCTGQAVCPAQLKGAVEHFASKSALNIEGLGKKTVAQLVDQGLVKDLSDIYRLDQEQLLKLEGFAERSSTLLLDAIARSKIVSLDRFLMGLGIRQVGQHIAKVLAREFGSLEAIMSADQDRLQAVHEIGPEISASLVAYFQESANQRVIDQLRMLGLSILDTPISRSAAALPFSGQSFVFTGGLSRWTREEAGALVEERGGTVSSSVSRKTTYVVSGIDPGSKHDQARKLGVKILNEEGFGDLIRGSGNT from the coding sequence ATGCGACAGGATTCACTGGATAACGACTCATTGTCCTCTTCGAAAGCCCCCCGCGCCGAACAAGAGCGACATACTCTACTCAAAAGCCAAATCAGGCACCACGACTACCTCTATTACGTCAAGGATCATCCCGAGATTTCAGATGGAGCGTATGACCGGTTGTTCCGGGAATTGGTCCAGCTGGAACAGGCATACCCCGAACTGATCTCGTCCGATTCTCCTACCCAGCGTGTCGGTGCCCCTCCGTTGGATACGCTCGGCAAGGTCCGGCATGTGCACCCCATGTTGAGCCTTGATTCCTTGGTCGATCCGAGAGAAGTGCTGGCCTTCGACCAACGGATGAAACGCGAGCTGGAAACAGACCGGATCGAGTATACGGTCGAACCGAAATTCGATGGCCTCTCTGTGGAATTGGTCTACGAACAGGGAAGGTTTGTTCGGGGCTCGACTCGAGGCGATGGCAGTGTCGGCGAGGATATCACCATCAATCTTCGTACCATTCGATCATTGCCGCTGCAATTACAGAGTGACACACACCCTGAGCACCTGGCCGTGCGGGGTGAAGTCTACATGCGCCTTGCAGACTTCCATGCGCTTAACCGGCGAATAACGGAACGGGGGGACGACGCCTTCGCGAACCCGCGCAACGCCGCCGCCGGTTCTCTTCGGCAGCTGGACTCGAGCATCACAGCCGAACGCCCCCTCGTGGTGACCTGCTACGAGATGATGGCCGTCGACGGAACACCACCCTCGTCGCATTGGGACGAATTGGACGCATTGGTTTCTTGGGGGCTTCCGATTCCCACTCTTCGCCGGCGCTGCGAGACGATCGATGACGTCATGGCGTTTCACCATGAGATCGAAGGGCAGCGTGACGATCTGCTCTATGAAATCGACGGCGTCGTCGTCAAGGTCAACCGGCGCAGCTGGCAAGAGCAGCTCGGCATGAAGTCCAGAAGCCCCCGTTGGGCAATCGCCTATAAATTCGCCCCTCGAAAGGAAGTCACGAAGGTTCATAAGATCATCGTCTCAGTCGGAAGGACCGGCACCTTGACGCCGCTTGCGCTGCTGAATCCGGTCGAAGTGGGCGGTGTCACGATCAGCCGAGCCACCCTTCACAATGCAGACGAGGTGGCTCGAAAAGACGTGCGCGACGGGGACACAGTCAAAGTGGAGCGCGCCGGCGACGTCATCCCGGCCATCACTGAACGCGTGCCGGTCCCGGAAGAATCGAGAGCGGCACCGTTTGCCATGCCGGACCACTGCCCCGTGTGCGGGTCAGCGGTCGCTCGGGAGGGCGCGTATTTCTACTGCACCGGGCAAGCCGTCTGCCCGGCCCAGTTGAAAGGAGCCGTCGAACACTTTGCCTCGAAATCCGCCCTGAACATCGAAGGTCTCGGCAAGAAGACCGTCGCTCAATTAGTCGATCAAGGACTCGTCAAGGATCTGTCAGACATCTATCGACTCGATCAGGAGCAACTCTTGAAGCTCGAAGGGTTTGCCGAGCGGTCTTCTACCTTGCTCCTTGATGCTATCGCACGAAGCAAAATCGTGTCTCTCGACCGGTTCTTGATGGGCTTGGGCATCCGCCAGGTCGGGCAGCACATCGCAAAGGTGCTTGCGCGCGAGTTTGGGTCCCTTGAGGCCATCATGTCGGCCGATCAAGATCGGCTTCAGGCAGTCCATGAGATCGGACCGGAGATCTCGGCGAGTTTGGTTGCCTATTTTCAAGAAAGTGCGAACCAACGGGTGATCGATCAACTGCGGATGCTGGGGCTTTCGATCCTGGACACCCCCATATCCCGCAGCGCCGCGGCGTTGCCTTTCTCGGGACAGAGTTTCGTGTTCACCGGCGGATTGTCGAGGTGGACGAGGGAAGAGGCCGGGGCTCTGGTCGAAGAGCGTGGCGGTACCGTCTCCTCCAGCGTCAGCAGAAAGACGACCTATGTGGTGTCAGGCATAGACCCGGGATCGAAACATGATCAGGCTCGGAAACTTGGGGTGAAGATCCTCAATGAGGAGGGATTCGGAGACTTAATCCGTGGATCGGGCAACACATAG
- a CDS encoding LysM peptidoglycan-binding domain-containing protein, producing the protein MQKEEEQGCDHTRKIVLSGILLCSGLLLSGCVVLEEKYNAEKARSLNFQRLLAQEEKRTAELDSEVKRTKLELAEFEARNRELSAQVQVAREQMGRLQEEAEAIREATLLERKALEDMRRKGHSPAVKQKKAESAKDSSGEAGENDAVLKGIPTAAETHAASKADGTVHVVKPGETLFGISRRYGIEVDKLRKMNKLPDDIIEVGQKLLVGTE; encoded by the coding sequence ATGCAGAAGGAAGAGGAGCAAGGGTGTGACCATACAAGGAAGATCGTCCTATCGGGGATACTGCTCTGTAGTGGGTTGCTGCTAAGTGGATGTGTCGTCCTGGAAGAAAAATACAACGCCGAAAAGGCGCGAAGTTTGAATTTTCAGCGTCTCCTGGCGCAGGAAGAAAAGCGGACGGCTGAACTGGACAGTGAAGTCAAGCGCACTAAGCTCGAACTGGCTGAATTCGAGGCGAGGAACCGTGAGCTGTCCGCGCAAGTGCAGGTGGCGCGTGAGCAGATGGGGCGCCTCCAGGAAGAGGCGGAAGCCATTAGAGAAGCGACGTTACTCGAACGAAAAGCCTTGGAGGACATGCGGCGGAAAGGCCATTCTCCTGCCGTCAAACAGAAGAAAGCCGAATCGGCAAAGGATTCTTCCGGTGAGGCGGGTGAAAACGACGCCGTGCTCAAAGGAATACCGACCGCGGCCGAGACGCATGCGGCATCGAAAGCAGACGGGACGGTGCATGTGGTGAAGCCCGGAGAAACCCTCTTCGGTATCAGTCGGCGCTATGGAATTGAGGTCGATAAGCTGAGGAAGATGAATAAGCTCCCGGATGACATCATCGAAGTAGGCCAGAAACTCCTGGTGGGAACAGAGTAG
- the trpE gene encoding anthranilate synthase component I, protein MQSATYSLTLDEFRSYAKQGNLIPLFREILADHDTPVSAFAKIDHGPSAYLLESIQGGEKWARYSFLGSGAPLVIYEDRGDLCVKQGSHRRRIPSRGAPLDRLREIMEAYRPVTVPDLPRFVGGAVGYLGYDLVKTFEDLPSRKKDHVDLPDFAFLLTDTLLIFDNVSQKIKVVANAHVKSTSERGIRSAYREATRRIEAMIARIRRPLRRLTPKRRRTPIRFTANMSRADFEKMVSRAQEYIKAGDIFQCVLSQRWETNLQAPPFQLYRALRVVNPSPYMYYLRIAGVELVGSSPEILVRCEDGLVSVRPIAGTRRRGTTVEEDVELERRLLADSKERAEHIMLVDLGRNDVGRVAERGSVQVESLMNVERYSHVMHIVSNVTGKLGTTKTVYDVLKACFPAGTVSGAPKIRAMEIIEELEPTKRGPYAGAVGYISFSGNMDMCINIRTVVVSRHRAFIQAGAGIVADSNPEHEYEETCNKSRAMMKAIELAEQGLE, encoded by the coding sequence ATGCAGTCTGCGACCTATTCGCTCACCCTGGATGAATTTCGCTCGTATGCAAAACAGGGCAACCTCATTCCGTTATTCCGTGAAATCCTGGCGGACCACGATACGCCGGTCTCGGCCTTTGCCAAGATAGATCATGGCCCCTCCGCCTATCTGCTGGAAAGCATTCAGGGCGGGGAAAAGTGGGCGAGGTATTCCTTTCTCGGGAGTGGGGCTCCACTCGTCATCTACGAAGATCGCGGTGATCTGTGCGTAAAGCAGGGTTCGCATCGCCGCCGCATCCCCAGCCGGGGCGCGCCGCTGGATCGTCTTCGAGAGATCATGGAAGCCTATCGCCCGGTGACGGTTCCTGATCTCCCTCGCTTCGTCGGCGGAGCCGTCGGCTACCTCGGCTACGATTTGGTCAAGACGTTCGAAGACCTTCCCTCACGAAAAAAGGATCACGTCGATCTTCCGGACTTTGCCTTTCTGTTGACCGACACCTTGCTCATCTTCGACAACGTGTCGCAAAAAATCAAAGTGGTGGCCAATGCACACGTGAAGTCCACGTCGGAGAGAGGTATTCGTTCGGCCTATCGTGAAGCGACTCGCCGGATCGAAGCGATGATCGCCAGAATCCGCCGGCCGCTGAGGCGTCTCACGCCGAAGCGCCGGCGAACACCCATTCGCTTCACGGCAAACATGAGCCGGGCGGACTTTGAGAAAATGGTGTCTCGCGCTCAAGAATACATCAAAGCCGGGGACATTTTTCAGTGTGTGTTGTCGCAACGTTGGGAAACGAATCTCCAGGCTCCTCCGTTTCAACTCTATCGAGCCCTGCGCGTGGTGAATCCCTCGCCCTACATGTACTACCTGCGGATCGCCGGGGTGGAACTGGTCGGGTCGTCCCCGGAGATTCTTGTGCGATGCGAGGACGGTCTTGTTTCGGTGCGCCCGATCGCGGGGACCAGGCGGCGTGGAACGACGGTAGAGGAGGACGTGGAACTGGAGCGCCGTCTTCTCGCGGATTCCAAGGAGCGGGCCGAGCACATCATGTTGGTGGATCTCGGACGTAATGATGTCGGCCGTGTCGCTGAACGGGGGTCGGTCCAAGTTGAGTCATTGATGAACGTCGAACGGTACTCGCACGTGATGCACATCGTCTCGAACGTCACGGGGAAATTGGGAACAACCAAGACCGTCTATGATGTGCTGAAGGCGTGCTTTCCAGCCGGCACCGTATCGGGGGCTCCAAAGATCAGAGCCATGGAAATCATCGAGGAACTGGAGCCTACCAAGCGCGGGCCTTACGCCGGTGCGGTGGGGTATATCAGCTTTTCAGGCAATATGGACATGTGTATCAATATCCGCACCGTCGTGGTCTCTCGACATCGGGCCTTTATCCAGGCCGGAGCCGGTATCGTCGCCGATTCCAATCCCGAACACGAGTATGAAGAAACCTGCAACAAGTCCCGTGCGATGATGAAAGCGATCGAACTGGCGGAACAGGGGCTGGAATGA
- a CDS encoding aminodeoxychorismate/anthranilate synthase component II, with the protein MLLVIDNYDSFTYNLVQYLGELGEDIQVFRNDKLTLDQIEELGPSRLVISPGPCTPKEAGISVEAIRRFGGRMPILGVCLGHQSMAVAYGGEVIRAPRLMHGKTSQIKHDGKTIFQSLPNPFQATRYHSLIVNRLNLPDCCEISAETAEGEIMGLRHKTLCVEGVQFHPESILTTVGKDLLRNFLKL; encoded by the coding sequence ATGTTGTTGGTCATCGATAACTACGATTCCTTTACCTACAATCTCGTCCAGTACCTCGGAGAATTGGGCGAAGACATACAGGTGTTTCGTAACGACAAGCTTACGCTGGACCAGATTGAGGAGTTGGGCCCCAGCCGCCTCGTCATCTCTCCCGGGCCGTGCACGCCAAAGGAAGCCGGTATTTCAGTCGAGGCTATCCGCCGGTTCGGAGGGAGGATGCCTATTCTCGGTGTGTGTTTGGGGCACCAGTCGATGGCTGTCGCGTATGGAGGTGAGGTCATCCGCGCTCCCCGCTTGATGCATGGGAAGACATCCCAAATTAAGCATGACGGCAAGACGATCTTTCAATCGTTGCCCAATCCGTTCCAAGCGACGCGGTATCATTCTTTGATCGTGAATCGGCTCAATCTTCCGGACTGTTGCGAGATTTCCGCTGAAACCGCCGAGGGCGAGATCATGGGCCTCCGTCATAAGACACTGTGTGTCGAAGGGGTCCAATTTCATCCGGAATCGATTTTGACGACGGTCGGGAAAGATCTTCTCCGCAACTTTTTAAAGCTCTAG
- the trpD gene encoding anthranilate phosphoribosyltransferase: protein MIKDAIAKLADRTDLSASEAETVMLEIMDGAATSAQVAAYLMGLRQKGETVTEVVGSVNAMRSRATRIRVGASIIVDTCGTGGDGADTFNISTTAGFVVAGAGITVAKHGNRSVSSRSGSADVLSVLGVKIDLEPNRVAECIDEVGIGFLFAPLYHGAMKQCAGVRQEMGIRTILNVLGPLANPAGATHQVLGVYDARWTDILGRVLLELGSQHCFVIHGMDGLDEITLSDRTKVSEGKAGVVSSYFVSPEEFEVKRMARKEFAGGTPEDNARIAKEILQGKKGPKRDIVCMNAAPAMVAGRRAKTLKEGFRLAQETIDSGAAAEKLDRLIAFTTRA from the coding sequence ATGATCAAAGACGCCATCGCCAAACTGGCCGACCGAACAGACCTTTCTGCATCGGAGGCTGAAACGGTCATGTTGGAAATCATGGACGGGGCCGCGACCTCGGCTCAGGTGGCCGCCTACCTCATGGGACTCAGGCAGAAAGGCGAAACAGTCACCGAAGTCGTCGGTTCGGTCAATGCCATGCGATCACGGGCGACCCGAATCAGGGTTGGAGCATCGATCATCGTCGACACCTGCGGCACCGGCGGGGATGGGGCCGACACGTTTAATATCTCTACGACAGCGGGATTCGTGGTCGCCGGGGCCGGCATTACCGTGGCCAAACACGGCAATCGTTCCGTGTCGTCCAGATCAGGCAGCGCTGATGTGCTGAGCGTCCTTGGCGTCAAGATCGATCTGGAGCCGAACCGGGTCGCCGAGTGTATCGATGAAGTCGGTATCGGATTTTTGTTCGCGCCCCTCTACCACGGCGCGATGAAGCAATGCGCCGGGGTGCGGCAGGAGATGGGAATCCGGACCATTTTGAACGTGCTCGGTCCGTTGGCGAATCCAGCCGGGGCCACGCATCAAGTGCTTGGAGTCTATGATGCAAGGTGGACGGACATTTTGGGGCGTGTTCTGCTGGAGCTGGGATCGCAACATTGTTTCGTGATTCACGGCATGGATGGTCTGGATGAAATCACTCTGTCGGATCGGACGAAAGTCTCCGAGGGGAAGGCCGGCGTGGTGTCGAGTTATTTTGTTTCGCCTGAGGAGTTCGAGGTGAAGCGGATGGCGAGAAAAGAGTTCGCCGGCGGCACGCCGGAAGACAACGCGCGCATCGCGAAGGAGATCTTGCAGGGCAAGAAAGGTCCGAAACGGGACATCGTATGCATGAACGCCGCTCCTGCAATGGTAGCAGGCCGGAGAGCAAAAACCCTGAAGGAAGGCTTCCGCCTCGCCCAAGAAACGATCGACTCGGGGGCCGCTGCAGAGAAGCTGGACCGGCTCATTGCATTTACGACAAGAGCGTGA
- the trpC gene encoding indole-3-glycerol phosphate synthase TrpC, which produces MILDRILEHKKAELRHKQSRSYLADLKAAIRDAPPTLGFAVTLDATKPRTSPALIAEVKKASPSLGLLRPEFSEQFDYLALARTYHEQGASAVSVLTDKEFFQGDLRYLKEIKEALPIPALNKEFMVGEVQFYEARAHGADAVLLIVAALERRQLMDFHALATELKMDSLFETHHERELDTVLEWIPTARMIGINNRDLNTFTTDLNVTFRLAKRIPSDKLIISESGIHGREDVTRLMEAGVHAMLIGESLIRAEHTADKVRELLGVVSGSPQSA; this is translated from the coding sequence ATGATCCTTGATCGCATCCTCGAGCATAAAAAAGCGGAGCTCAGGCACAAGCAAAGCCGCTCCTATCTGGCCGACCTCAAAGCGGCGATCCGAGACGCTCCGCCGACACTCGGCTTTGCCGTCACGCTGGACGCGACAAAACCTCGCACCAGCCCGGCTCTGATCGCAGAGGTTAAGAAGGCGTCTCCGAGTTTAGGACTGTTACGGCCGGAATTTTCTGAACAGTTCGACTACCTGGCGCTTGCCCGCACGTATCATGAACAGGGCGCATCCGCGGTGTCGGTCCTGACGGACAAGGAGTTTTTCCAGGGCGACCTGCGGTATTTGAAAGAGATTAAGGAAGCGTTGCCGATCCCGGCGCTCAATAAGGAATTCATGGTCGGCGAGGTGCAATTCTATGAAGCGCGGGCACACGGTGCCGATGCCGTCTTGCTGATCGTGGCCGCGCTGGAACGCCGCCAACTCATGGATTTCCACGCGTTGGCCACCGAACTTAAGATGGACAGCCTGTTCGAAACCCATCACGAGAGGGAGTTGGATACGGTCTTGGAGTGGATTCCCACCGCGAGGATGATCGGGATCAACAATAGGGATCTCAACACCTTCACGACCGATCTCAACGTCACCTTCCGCCTGGCGAAGCGAATTCCGTCCGACAAGCTGATCATCAGTGAAAGCGGGATTCATGGCCGCGAGGACGTGACAAGGTTGATGGAAGCCGGCGTTCATGCCATGTTGATCGGCGAATCGCTCATTCGCGCCGAGCACACGGCCGACAAAGTTCGAGAGTTGCTCGGCGTCGTCTCTGGCAGTCCGCAGTCTGCGTAG
- a CDS encoding phosphoribosylanthranilate isomerase, translating into MKIKICGITNLEDAKGAVAAGADALGFVMYRNSPRWVAPSLVKAIVAELPPLVLPVGVFVNEEAGTVRALMDECGFALAQLHGDESPLYCQQLVRPALKALRLKGRDTMLTLAGFQGQPNVRGFLIDAYSDQAYGGTGQTVDWTLAQEAARSAPIILAGGLTPENVADAIKMVRPYGVDVSSGVEKTPGKKDHHKIKAFIEAARLVPV; encoded by the coding sequence ATGAAGATAAAAATTTGCGGGATCACCAATCTGGAGGATGCGAAGGGCGCGGTTGCCGCAGGTGCGGACGCGCTGGGATTTGTGATGTACCGTAACAGCCCACGTTGGGTGGCCCCGTCTCTCGTGAAAGCCATTGTCGCGGAACTCCCGCCTCTTGTGCTGCCGGTCGGGGTGTTCGTCAACGAAGAGGCCGGGACGGTTCGGGCGCTTATGGATGAATGTGGTTTTGCCCTTGCCCAACTGCATGGAGATGAATCGCCTCTGTACTGCCAACAACTCGTCCGTCCGGCTCTCAAGGCTCTCCGTCTGAAGGGTCGAGATACAATGCTCACCCTCGCCGGGTTTCAAGGGCAGCCGAATGTACGAGGATTCCTCATCGATGCGTATTCAGACCAGGCTTATGGAGGAACGGGGCAGACAGTCGATTGGACATTGGCCCAGGAAGCAGCTCGATCTGCTCCGATCATTCTGGCCGGTGGGTTGACTCCGGAAAACGTGGCAGACGCGATCAAGATGGTACGTCCTTATGGAGTCGATGTGAGCAGTGGGGTGGAAAAGACCCCTGGCAAGAAGGATCACCATAAGATTAAGGCATTTATTGAAGCGGCCAGACTTGTGCCGGTCTGA